In the genome of Paenibacillus pabuli, the window TGACAGCTTGCGGAAGCGATGCAGATAACAGTACAGCAACGCCGCCAGCTGGCAATGAAACGTCTAACGAGGGCAATACAACTGCGGAGCAGACGACAAAGACTCCTACGTTGGACGAGTTAATTGATAAAACAAATGCAGCGACTAAAGAAATGAAAAGCTTCACTACAGAAGCAAATATTGATCAAAATTTGAAAATGGTGGCTGGCGAACAGTCCCAGGACCAGCAGGTTAAAACATCGCTGAAGATGGATATCATCAAAGATCCGATGACGATTTACCAGGAGATGAAGATGGAAATGTCCGGACAGGAAGCGCAGAACGTGAAACAATATATCACTTCGGATAACATTTATTCACAGGTGGGAGATCAATGGATCAAAATTCCTGACGAACAAACAAAACAACTGATTGAGCAGATGAAAGCAAGCATGAACCCGGAAGGTGAAATGGAGCAATTTAAAAAAATTGAAGAAGACACTAAAATTACGGAAGAAGGGGACAACTACGTTTTAAACGCTGATGTATCCGGAGATAACGTGAAAGAATTGGCTAAAGCGGTTATGGAGCAAAATGGATCGGATGCCCAAACTCAAGCGATGCTTGATCAAATGAATATTACGAGCATGAAAATGAAATATATGATTAACAAGGAAACCTATTTGCCTGTAAGTACGGATGTGGACATGGTTATGGAAATGGAGCAGGAGGGACAGAAAGTCTCGATGGACATGAAAATGACCAGCACGTTCTCCAATCACAATGGTGTGAAAGAGATCAAGATCCCGCAAGAAGCATTGGATAGTGCTAAATAAAAAGCGCACGGGTAAGCGAGTGTGATCTTCTCTGTTGAGAAGTTAACCTGATTAAAGCTGATATGATGTGGAACTTCTGATGAAGACACTTCGGATATGAATTGGTGTGAACCGACAGGTTTGCCGAATTCATTCTGGGGTGTTTTTCTTTTTTTGATTGCGTTGTGGTTAGAGTCCAAGGTGTTATAGTATAGTCGTGTAAGCGATTGAATATATGAGTTGATAGTAAGTGGAAGGAAGTCTATTTCAGGCAGGA includes:
- a CDS encoding DUF6612 family protein; the protein is MKKWTTLIIGALLAVSMTACGSDADNSTATPPAGNETSNEGNTTAEQTTKTPTLDELIDKTNAATKEMKSFTTEANIDQNLKMVAGEQSQDQQVKTSLKMDIIKDPMTIYQEMKMEMSGQEAQNVKQYITSDNIYSQVGDQWIKIPDEQTKQLIEQMKASMNPEGEMEQFKKIEEDTKITEEGDNYVLNADVSGDNVKELAKAVMEQNGSDAQTQAMLDQMNITSMKMKYMINKETYLPVSTDVDMVMEMEQEGQKVSMDMKMTSTFSNHNGVKEIKIPQEALDSAK